The sequence CGCCAGCCCCCCGGTCGTTGAGCGAGCGAGCGCCAGCGAGCGAGACGAAACGCCCCGGACCCGCGAGAACACTCAGAGCGTTTCGACTCGCTGCGCTCGCTCAGCGCGCGGGCGCGGGAAGCTCCGCGAACGCCCGAACCGGGAACGTGCCGAAGCCCTCGACCGCGGGCGGCGCCGCGCTGAAGCGCGCGCCGCGCGCGGGCACGGCGCCGAGGTTCGTGAGGTGCTCGACGACGTGCACCCCTGCGCCGAGCAGCAGCGAATGGGCCGGCCGTTCTCCGCCGGACTCGGTGTCGTCGATGTTGAGCGAGTCGATCCCCACCAGCATCGCGCCCTGGTCGATGAGCCACTGCGCACCCTCGCCCGTGAGGAAGGGAGCGCCGGCGCCGTACTCCGGCCGGCCGAACCAGCGGTCCCAGCCGGTGTGCAGCAGCACAGCCGCCCCGCGCACGTCACGATCGGCGAGCGTCTCGGGACGGATGCCTCGCCTCGAGGAGTCCCACGCGTCCTCGAGGTGGAAGACCTCGGCGCGCAGGCCGACGAGCGTCGAGAGATCGAGTCCCGCGAGGTCGGGACCCTGCGCGTAGCGGTGGAACGGCGAGTCGAGATAGGTGCCGGTGTTGCCGATCATCGTGATGACGTCCATCGCGAACTCGGTGCCCGGCGCGTACCGGGCGCGCGAGTCCTCGCGTGTGAGGTGCGGCGTGATCGTCGGCGCGGGGAGCCCCGGGTAGGTGACGAGTCCGGCCCGGATCGGGTGGCTCAGGTCGACGACGCGGCCGCGGGCCGTGGGGACCGTCCCCTCCGTCGGCGTCGAGGCGTCGACGCCGCGACTGCCGCGATGCGGCTCTTCGACGATCCGCAGCCCGCGCAGCTCGACCTCGTCGACCAGCGCCAGCCCGAGGTGGGTGACGAGAAGGCGCCCGATCTCGTCCTCGGCGAGGTCGGGCGAGGGCAGGTCGAGCCGGAAGCCGGTGCCCGACATCCCCCCGCCGTTGGCGAAGCGGATGTCGAAGTCGAAGTGTGCGCGGTACTCGGTGTGGGCAGGCATGGCGAGAGCCTAGGGGCCCGCGGTTCACCTGCAGGAGACATGACGTCCCGCAGGACGAAGTGGGCAGGATCCGTCCGCGGAAGGGCAGTTCTCCTGCGGCCCCGCCGCAGTAGCCGCTCGGCCCCGGGAGGGCAACCCCGTGCCGGCAGAACGGTCCGGCGCCTAGCGTCGCCATATGGGCACCTTCGACTTCGCTCCCCGGCGCGTGATCGTGACGGCG comes from Microbacterium cremeum and encodes:
- a CDS encoding cyclase family protein, producing MPAHTEYRAHFDFDIRFANGGGMSGTGFRLDLPSPDLAEDEIGRLLVTHLGLALVDEVELRGLRIVEEPHRGSRGVDASTPTEGTVPTARGRVVDLSHPIRAGLVTYPGLPAPTITPHLTREDSRARYAPGTEFAMDVITMIGNTGTYLDSPFHRYAQGPDLAGLDLSTLVGLRAEVFHLEDAWDSSRRGIRPETLADRDVRGAAVLLHTGWDRWFGRPEYGAGAPFLTGEGAQWLIDQGAMLVGIDSLNIDDTESGGERPAHSLLLGAGVHVVEHLTNLGAVPARGARFSAAPPAVEGFGTFPVRAFAELPAPAR